Proteins encoded together in one Marinithermus hydrothermalis DSM 14884 window:
- the rocF gene encoding arginase: MGTMNKVGVLGVPMDLGAGRRGVDMGPSAIRYAQLHTALRQLGYAVLDYGDVEVPVVETLSRKNGRSPGGLHHLQAIRQACEETVQSLKKMPEDTFPIVLGGDHSISMGSITGASRGERIGVIWVDAHGDFNTPETSPSGNIHGMPLAALCGFGDPQLVNIGWEGAKVRPEDVVLIGIRELDPGEKLLLREAGVTVYTMKEVDQLGISRIAAETIERFRGLPKVHVSLDADVLDPTVAPGVGTPVPGGLSYREAHLLMELLAEAGIVTSLDLVEVNPILDQENRTAEIMVELAASLLGKQIF; this comes from the coding sequence ATGGGCACCATGAACAAGGTTGGGGTGTTGGGAGTTCCGATGGACCTCGGCGCGGGGCGGCGCGGCGTGGACATGGGCCCGAGCGCGATCCGCTACGCCCAGCTGCATACCGCCCTCCGGCAGCTGGGGTACGCGGTGCTGGACTACGGGGACGTGGAGGTCCCGGTGGTGGAGACCCTGAGCCGTAAGAACGGCCGGAGCCCGGGAGGGCTGCACCACCTCCAAGCGATCCGACAGGCCTGCGAGGAGACCGTGCAGAGCCTGAAAAAAATGCCCGAGGACACCTTCCCCATCGTGCTGGGGGGGGATCACTCGATCTCCATGGGGTCGATCACCGGCGCGAGCCGCGGGGAACGCATCGGCGTGATCTGGGTGGACGCCCACGGGGACTTCAACACCCCCGAGACCAGCCCGAGCGGGAACATCCACGGCATGCCGCTCGCGGCGCTGTGCGGCTTCGGGGACCCGCAGCTCGTAAACATCGGGTGGGAGGGGGCCAAGGTGCGCCCGGAGGACGTGGTCCTGATCGGGATTCGCGAGCTCGATCCGGGCGAGAAACTCCTGCTGCGCGAGGCTGGCGTCACCGTCTACACGATGAAGGAGGTGGACCAGCTCGGCATCTCCCGCATCGCCGCCGAGACGATCGAGCGGTTCCGAGGCCTGCCCAAGGTGCACGTCTCGCTGGACGCGGACGTCCTCGACCCGACCGTCGCGCCCGGCGTGGGCACCCCGGTCCCCGGCGGGCTTTCGTACCGCGAGGCGCACTTATTGATGGAGCTCTTGGCGGAGGCCGGGATCGTGACCAGCCTGGACCTGGTGGAGGTGAACCCCATCCTCGACCAGGAAAACCGCACCGCTGAGATCATGGTGGAGCTCGCGGCGAGCCTACTGGGCAAACAGATCTTCTAG
- a CDS encoding ribonucleotide-diphosphate reductase subunit beta, with protein sequence MKRDHRLFGPPSLEAIELFPLAHPWAYAHVQQGKHNTWFPEEVPLGEDVRDWHEKLTEEERHAASLLLGFFNPMESLVTQNLVLAIFPYVRAPEARLYLARQIWEEANHTMAFEYVLKTLPVDREKVFAAHREVPAVRAKEAFQTALTQALLQQHPLDLETRSGQEALLKNLVGYFVVLEGIFFYAGFLLALSWRRRNLLKGLGAIIDWTLKDESLHLSFGLHLITGFLEEYSEVMTPRLAREVRGLILEAVQLERAYNQALLPRPILGLSAETLNAYVEYVADRRLEELGLEAAFGTPNPAKWMATEVDVPEIVNFFEAVNTSYEVGNRRE encoded by the coding sequence CTTCCCCCTGGCCCACCCCTGGGCCTACGCGCACGTGCAGCAAGGCAAGCACAACACCTGGTTCCCCGAGGAGGTCCCCCTGGGGGAGGACGTGCGGGACTGGCACGAGAAGCTCACGGAGGAGGAACGCCACGCCGCGAGCCTCCTCCTCGGGTTCTTTAACCCCATGGAGTCCCTGGTGACGCAGAACCTGGTACTCGCGATCTTCCCGTACGTGCGCGCTCCCGAAGCGCGGCTCTACCTGGCCCGCCAGATCTGGGAAGAGGCCAACCACACCATGGCCTTCGAGTACGTCCTCAAGACCCTTCCCGTGGATCGGGAAAAGGTATTCGCCGCGCACCGCGAGGTCCCGGCGGTGCGGGCCAAGGAAGCCTTCCAAACCGCCCTCACCCAAGCGCTATTGCAACAACACCCTCTCGACCTCGAGACCCGCTCGGGCCAGGAGGCCCTCCTCAAGAACCTGGTGGGGTACTTCGTGGTGCTCGAGGGGATCTTCTTCTACGCGGGGTTCCTCCTCGCGCTCTCCTGGCGCCGCCGCAACCTGCTCAAAGGGCTTGGTGCCATCATTGACTGGACGCTCAAGGACGAGAGCCTGCACCTCTCGTTCGGCCTGCACCTCATCACCGGGTTCCTCGAGGAGTACTCCGAGGTCATGACGCCGCGGCTGGCCCGGGAGGTCCGGGGGCTGATCCTCGAGGCGGTCCAGCTCGAGCGCGCGTACAACCAAGCGCTGTTGCCCCGCCCCATCCTGGGCTTGAGCGCCGAAACCCTGAACGCTTACGTGGAGTACGTGGCCGACCGGCGGCTCGAGGAGTTGGGGCTCGAGGCGGCTTTTGGCACGCCGAACCCCGCGAAGTGGATGGCGACCGAGGTGGATGTGCCGGAGATCGTGAACTTTTTTGAGGCCGTGAACACCAGCTACGAGGTGGGCAACCGCCGCGAGTGA